The Collibacillus ludicampi region CAGCGTTCATGAGGCCAAACCTCGAATCTTTCGATAGAGTAGGATCTTGTATTCCGACAACTCCTCACGTGCATCTTGCGCCACATCGTAAGGCAGGTTTGGAGTCCTTAAGAACGCTTCCAGCTGCATGATGTGACGTTGAATTTCCTCCACCGTTTCAAAACTCATCATGTCCCCAAACTCCTTTCACTGAATCTGAAACTTACTAAGAGCCTCAACAACATCACGCATTGCATGCATAATCAAAAGGTTATACGGATCATCGCTTGTTTTTCTTGCTGTTCCATCCATGCGTCGATGGAGTCTTTGCGGAAGAAGATCCGCCTGCGCGCTCTCATGTGCGGGATTTTCTTCTCCCGCACCATGTTATAAATGGTGTCTTCGCAGACGCCGATGTATTGAGCCACTTCTTGAACAGTCATGGTGACGCGAGTCAAAATAATTCCTCCTTTTTCGAATTCTCTATTTCAGCGGGCTGAGACCAACCCTTTGCTCTCATCTACAACTTGTATTTCCGTCATTTTGAGCACGTTTAAATCCAAATCTAAACAAGCCGCAATTCTAGACAACGCTTCTACGCTTGGCATGTATCTCCCGTTTTCAATGTCAGAAAGATAATTTCTTGATAAATCAGTAGCAATGGACAGATCAATTTGTTTTAGCCCTTTTTCTTTCCGTTTTTTCTGTATGATTGCGCCAAGAGTTTTTTTGTCCAACATAAAATCACCTCCGTACCCTAAATGTACAGTATTCACGACAAATTGTAAAAGACGATTCCTGTTTAATTTTAGGCATATACATGTATTAATCAGATAAATACTTGTAATCACGTCATATAGCTTATAATTACTTGTATTTACGACATTTAATAACTTGTATGTCCGACTTTACTTGCTTATAATTGTTCTCAAACGTCGGTAATACCGACTGGTACAAAAGGAGAGCAGAAAAATGTCTCTTGGTGAAAATATAAAATTTTACCGAAAACAAAGAGGTTTGACGCAAAGTGAGTTAGCTACACAAGCAAACATGTCTAGATCCTATATTGCTGATGTTGAGCGTGATCGATACAACCCGAGTGTAGATACTTTAAAAGCTATTTCAGAAGCTCTCAACATTCCGGTAAGTTATCTCTTGGATGGACCTGAAACAACAACGGCTAAACAAAATTACCTCCCACCCCTCTCTTCAAAGGAAGAACGTGACATCGCTCGCGATCTCGAGAAAATGCTGAGTGATCTTGAGTCGAATGAAGCGCTGTCCTTTCATGGGGAGCCATTGGATGAGCAGAGCCGAGAACTGCTTCGTATCTCACTCGAAAATTCCATGCGACTTGCAAAAAAGTTGGCCAAGCAAAAGTTCACCCCTCATAAGCACAAGAAATGAGTTATGAAGGGTGGATGCAGTTGATTAAAGGTACAGTAGAAAAATTGATTAAAAAATACAGAACCAACAATCCATTCGAAATTGCTTCACAAAGAAATATCTTGGTTCTTTTTGAGCGACTGGGTGACATTCTTGGCTACTTTCACACATACAAACGGATCCCCATGATCCATATTAACTCTGACCTCAACGAAAGAGAGCAACGTTTTGTTTGCGCGCATGAGCTTGGTCATTCGATCCTGCACAGACATGTCAACACACCTTTTCTTAGAAAGAATACCCTTTTCTCAATCGACCGTATCGAGCGAGAAGCAAACCAGTTTGCATTGGAGCTTCTCATACCGGATCAAGTCATATATGAATTTCAGAACACAAATATGACCATTTACGAACTTGTCGCGACATATGGTGTACCCCAAGATTTAGCACATTTGAAACGAAAGCAAACCGGGAAACCATATATTTTTAACACAAAAACAGAACATATATTCCCATTAAGGAGGTGATGTCTAAAAGAAAGAGTTGTGGATCCCATACAAAAGCTAGAAAGGAGGATGCCGTTTGGCAAGCATCGAAAAACGTGGCAAAAATTCTTACCGACTTGTAGTTGAACTTGGATATGATGCAAACGGGAAACGAATAAGGAGATCGAAGACGGTTCATGTGAAAACGAAACGGGAAGCGGAAAAGGAATTAGCTAAGTTTGTAACTGAGATCGAGTCCGGGGAATATATCGCACCAGAGAAGATGAGTTTCAAGAATTTCGTTGAAAACGAATGGCTGAAGAAATACGCTGAGAAAGAACTCGCTCTGACAACTCTAAATAAATACACCTCTCATTTCCGATCTCACATTCTACCTTTCTTCGGACATAAACAGTTGAACGACATCAAAACCTTGTATATCATCAACTTTTTCAATGAAATCCAGAAAGAAGGTGAGCGTAAAGACGGAAAAAGTGGTCAACTGTCCGAAATTACCGTTCGTGATATCTATACGATTCTTCGGAGTGTTTTTTCAAATGCTGTCGAGTGGCGTGTCATCCCAAACAACCCGATGGACGGCGTTAAACGACCAAAAGTAGGGAAAAGGAATCCTAATTTTTACGAAACAGACGAAACTCAGGAAATCATCCGGGCTCTTTACGACGAACCCGCCTCCTGGCGGCTTTATTTTCTCGGGGCTATGCTCGGTGGTTTTCGGCGCGGGGAACTAACGGCATTAGAATGGACAGATGTGGACTTTGACGAAAATACAATCACAATCAGGAAAAGCATCTCCTACACGCTACAAGGAAAAGCTGTTGTCAAAGGTACAAAAACGAACGAGTATGAGCGGATCGTAGTGATGCCAGAGTGGTACATGCGTGAATTGCGGAAATACTATACCGAATGGAAAAAAGAACGGCTCTTGGTTGGCGACCTATGGGAAGGTGGGGACAAGCAGTATGTATTCCATGGAGGCACCGGGAAGCCATACTATTATACGACTCCTACAAAACGGTGGCGAAAATTCTTAGCGAAGCATGATTTTCGATATATCCGTCTCCATGATCTGCGCCATACAGCTGCCACCCTGCTCATTGAGGCCGGAGTAGACCTGAAGGCCATCCAGGAACGGCTCGGTCATTCAACGTATCAGGTGACTGCCGACATCTACGCGCATGTCACCAAAAAAGTAAACAAAGCCGCGGCTGACAAATTGGAGAGACTTGCTCCGAAAAATTTGGTCCCCAACTCGTCCCCATAACGGCTTAGAGTGGATTTTTGTTTTTCTCGAAACCCCTTCTATTCAAGGATTTCCGCGCATATATTGAGACCAGGGTCAGACAAAAACCCTACTCCATAGAAGTAGGGTCTTCCCCGTTCGGTGGTTTATATCTGCAATTCACCAAGCCGTACCAGCTCAACAACGGCTTGGGATCTTCCTTTTACGTTCAGTTTCTTCATGACGTTACTGATGTGATTCCGAACGGTCTTTTCGCTGATGAAGAGTATGCCGGCAATTTCTTTCGTCGTCTTATCCTGCACCAGTAACTCGAAAACCTCTCGCTCCCGGTTGGTCAAAAGAGATTTGCTGCGCATATCCTTTCCCGTTGTCACACTCGATCCCTCCTTGCTCGGGTCATGATCAGACAAGGTCAAGGGATACAGTCAACTTATTGTATTCGATCCTACGTACGATGGTGCAGGCAAGAAAACATTTAGGCCAAAACCTATGATATGTACTCCTCTGTCACTCCCCCTACACTTTTACTTGTAAGCTATGAGCGAGTGTAGAAACCGAGTTGTCGATCGTTACAGCATACGACTCGGCAAACCGATGAGTGAATCCGCAAGGGATTTTTCCTCTCCGATTCTCGAATCCAAGCATTTCGCACAATCACAACTTCTGGGCGATATCCGTTCACCCGGTAAATACAGGATTCACTTATTAACGGCTCCCGAAGAATCAATGATCATGACTCCCTTTTTCATACTGTAAAAAAACAAAGTTTTAGCCCTGATAAAGGCTGCCGACTTTATCGACAGCCTGAGGAGCTCCGTTCGAATACCTATTTTTTACTTTTCCCCCTTATAATTGAGACTGCTTTATGTGCTAAATAGGCTACAAGAGCATATAACGTTCCCCATAACAGCCATGCTCCCAGATTTGCTATGAATGTATTCCAATCGGATGTGATATAGAGCAGGGGAAGCACAAAGGATACCACAAGTGCAATGAGCTTTTTTTTTCGCATCATGGCGAACCATGCGCCGAGCAGAACCGATATCAAGGGACAGAAAACTAATGTAAGGATAAACGGGTTCACATAGTCAAACACTAGGTAAATCATCGTGTACACCTCTTTCTACTCTGCGTTTCAACAGTTTGTTCTCTTGCCATCCTATTACGTATCGGATGGAGACAGTACAAAAAATCTGACCATCACTTTGTGTGATTGATAGGACAAGGGAATAACCGCTTCTTCTTTTCCTGTTTTCAGGTTATAAAGATGCACGCCCAACGATTTCTCTGACGTATACATAAATACTATCCGGATAGTATTTTATTATATAATATCCTAGAATTATCAACAAATTCTTGCGATGAATTTAGGAACGTTTTCTGCAAGTAAAATTCCTACAAATCGCAAGATAAGATAAAAAATCCTCCCTCAATCGAGGGAGGATCTATCGAGTTCAACTGGTTACCGATTCAACCAACTCTTAATCGCATATACGGTGGTCGCTCTGTTCATGGCTGCGATCGAAGTTGTCAGAGGAATACCTTTCGGACAAACCTGTACACAGTTTTGTGAGTTACCACACTCATGGATGCCGCCTTCACCCATCAACGCTTCCAAACGCTCATCCGCATGCATGGCACCCGTCGGATGAGTATTAAACAGACGAACCTGTGAAATCGCGAAAGGACCGATAAAGTTTGTACGTTCGTTCACATTCGGACATGCTTCCACACAACAACCGCAAGTAAAACACTTCGACAGTTCATATGCCCATTGACGATCTTTTTCAGGCATGCGAGGACCGGGCCCCAAATTGTGGGTTCCATCGATCGGTACCCATGCCTTCACTTTTTTCAGTGCTTGGAACATACGGCTCCGGTCTACTACGAGGTCACGAACAACAGGGAACGTACGTGCAGGTTTGAGACGGATCGGCTGTTCCAATTGATCAATCAATGCCGTACAAGCTTGTCGCGGTTTTCCATTGATCACCATCATACAAGCTCCGCAAACTTCCTCAAGGCAGTTACATTCCCAAGCAACAGGAGCCACGGGTTTGCCCGACGCGTCAACCGGGTTCCGTTGGATCTCCATAAGCGCCGCGATCACATTCATGCCCGGACGATAAGGAATCTTGAATTCTACCGTATACGGACTCGTATCGTTCCGATCTTGCCGTTCTATGATTAAGTGGACCATGCGCTTTTCACTCATTTTTTCATCGTCTCCTCCTTGTCCACGCTATAGTTACGTTCACGCGGCTTGATCAAAGAGACATCCACGTCTTTGTAATCAAACTTCGGACCGTTCGGCGTCCATGTTGCCATCGTGTGTTTCAACCAGTTCGCGTCGTCGCGTTTCGGGAATTCCGGTTTGTAATGCGCTCCCCGAGATTCGTTTCTGTTGAGTGCTCCCAGTGTAATCACGCGGGCCAATTCAAGCATATTCCACAGTTGTCGTGTAAATGGAGCCATTTGGTTTTCCCAACGCGATTTGTCGGCGATACCGATATTCTTATAACGTTCCATTAACTCAAGAATTTTCTCATCGGTTTTCTTGAGCTTATCGTTATAACGAACCACCGTAACGTTATTGGTCATCCATTCCCCAAGTTCACGATGAAGCTGATAGGGGTTCTCTTTACCTTCCATTTTGAGAATCGATTCATATTTTTGTTCTTGTTTTTTGCGTTCTGTCTCAAAGAAACTTTGAGCAACATCGCCAGATGCTTTCTTCAGACCACGGATATATTTCACAGCGTTTGGTCCTGCAACCATTCCCCCGTAAACGGAAGACAACAAGGAATTTGCTCCCAGGCGGTTCGCTCCGTGTTGAGAGAAATCACATTCCCCTGCTGCGAACAATCCAGGTATGCTGGTCCGTTGATCATAATCGACCCAAAGACCGCCCATAGAGTAGTGAACAGCCGGGAAGATTCTCATCGGTACTTTCCTTGGGTCGTCCCCGACAAACTTCTCATAAATTTCGAGGATCCCGCCAAGTTTAACATTAAGGACTTCCGCAGGGATATGTGAAACGTCAAGGTAAACCATGTTTTCGCCGTTAATACCGAGCCCAAGATCCACGCATACGTGGAAAATTTCACGTGTCGCGATATCACGCGGGACAAGGTTTCCGTATTTCGGGTATTTTTCTTCAAGGAAGTACCAAGGTTTACCATCTTTGTAAGTCCATACGCGGCCCCCTTCCCCGCGAGCTGACTCGGACATCAAGCGCAATTTGTCGTCCCCGGGGATCGCGGTTGGGTGAATCTGGATAAATTCACCGTTCGCGTAGATGGCACCTTGCTGATATACGGCGGATGCGGCCGTACCCGTATTGATGATCGAGTTGGTAGAACGTCCAAAGATAAGGCCGGGTCCTCCAGTTGCCAGGATCACCGCGTCGCCCACAAAGCTGTGAATCTCCATCGAGCGAAGATCCTGGGCAACGATTCCGCGACATACGCCCTCATCGTCCAACACGGCGGAAAGGAATTCCCAACCCTCATATTTTTGTACAAGGCCTTCCGCTTCGAAACGGCGTACTTGTTCGTCCAGCGCGTATAACAATTGCTGCCCGGTGGTTGCGCCAGCAAACGCGGTCCGGTGGTGTAACGTTCCCCCGAAACGTCTGAAATCCAAAAGACCTTCCGGTGTACGGTTGAACATAACGCCCATACGGTCAAACATATGAATAATACCAGGAGCGGCCTCACACATCGCTAATACCGGAGGTTGGTCGGCAAGGAAATCACCGCCATAGACAGTATCATCGAAATGGATCCACGGGGAATCCCCTTCGCCCTTCGTATTGACTGCGCCGTTAATTCCACCTTGCGCACAAGCGGAGTGGGATCGCTTCACAGGTACGAGCGAAAATAAATCGACCGGCACACCAGCTTCGCAGACTTTGATCGTAGCCATCAGGCCTGCGAGCCCGCCGCCTACAACAATAACCTTTTGCTTGCTCATCTGTTACTCTCCCTTCCCTTACACCTGATGAGTAAACGCGAAGAGTGCGTTCACGCCTACAACTGACAAAACAACAAACACAAGGCCCATCACATAAGCGAATGTTCTCTGTGCGCGCGGACCGACCGTGATACCCCAGTGTACACAGAATGACCATAATCCGTTTGCAAAGTGAAACACCGCTGCGATGATTCCGATGAGCATAAACCAAAATGCGATCGGATTCGCAACTGTGTTTGCTACCATGTTGAAGCTTGGTTCATTTCCGCTGAAACGCGTATTCCACAAATGCCAAACAATGTATACGAACGTGATTACTCCAGTAACGCGTTGAAGAACAAACATCCAATTTCGGAACCAACCGTACTGGGAAGCATTATAACCTGATGTAAATGCGACATACATTCCATAAACCCCATGATACAGTAAAGGCAAGAAGATAAAAACATACTCAATAAACACGCGAAACGGAATGTTGTAGAGGAATGCGACTGCGTTATCGTAAGATTGCGCACCTCTCATCGCGGTAGAGTTCGTAAATAAATGCTCGATCAGAAATAGTCCAACAGGTATGACACCTAAGAGTGTGTGCAAGCGACGAAACCAAAACTCTCTTGTAGCTTGCTGTGACATATTAACGATCCTCCTTCCAGAATAAACCTTATACGTTTTGCATTCCCAAGTACGTGACGATTGTCACAAACTTGATCCTAGTACAAATACGATTCCGATCCATGCGCCTCCTTCTTAGTATCCTTCCGGGATTATGTAAGCATGCAAACGGATTCGAAAATCTTTCATGATTGCATACATACATTTTTTGTAACCGCTTTAACACAGTTACTGAAATATTTGCCCGGTACCTTATGACAATCTATAGCAATTGTAATCATTGAATTGAATATGTGTCAAGAAAATGAACGTTAGAGCTGTATTGAAACAGAGAGGATTTTGCAAAGAGAGATTCTCTTAAAAATCCTTGAAGATTTTATGTCGTAACGATATTTAACCAGGCTGCAGCCATTCCCTTGCAAAATCCTCAATCATGAAATGCGCTTGTCTTATGTGACAATCATGATACTTTTTTATCGTTACCCCGCCACATAAGCGATCTCTTTTTCCTGTACCTCACTCTCTTCCACAAAAATGAGAAGCGGTTTGCAATCCAGCCCTACATATTCCAAATCGGCTACGAACGAACGAATCACGTTTCTCTCCATTCCTCCAATTAAATAAGTTACATATGTTTGGTCATTCAAGCGACGCACATGTTTTTCCACGGTGAATCCACCCAATCCATGGACAACTTGTTCGATCCGTTTCGACAACTCATTGCTTCGTTCATCACGTACTGCTATACGTAAATAACATGTCTGCACACGCTGTTCTTCCGAGTCGATTTGTACGTTATCTTTGTGAAAAGCGGGTATCCGCCAACCCGCGCCGCCGCTGCACAAACATATCAAATCTTCCATGACCGCACTGGCGGTTGGCAGTTCCCCGGCACCCTTCCCAATAAACGTGAGCTCACCGACAACATCACTCGATATGGTCACCGCATTGAGGACATCATTCACTTGGGCGAGCGGGTGTGAAACGGGCAAAAGACGCGGTCCCACGGATGCGGAAAAGAGCCCTTCCGTATAAGCGGCGCTTCCAATTAATTTAATCACATATCCCCATGCATGCGCCATTTCAATGTCAATCGGTTCGATCTGCTGAATGCCTTCCGTCTCGATCGCAGTGGGGGGAATATGAATGTCGAACGCGAGATTGCTTAAAATTGCAAGCTTATACATCGTGTCGAATCCGAGAACATCATTCATCGGATCTGCTTCCGCATAGCCTAGCGCTTGCGCTTCCTTCAACACATCGGCATAAGGACGGCCTGTGCGAGCCATTTCCGATAAAATAAAATTGCAAGTTCCATTTAAAATCCCGGCGATCGACTGCACACGATTCACATGAAGATAGGACTGAAGGATCCGAATGACCGGAATGCCACCGCCCACGCTCGCTTCAAACCATAATTGCACCCCGTTCTTTTCAGCCAGCTCCAGTAATTCTGCCCCGTGTTTCGCCAACAATTCTTTGTTCGCGGTGACCACATGGCGACCGGTTTGTAAAGCCTTGCGGATGATCGAATAAGCCGGCTCGATTCCTCCCATCACCTCAATAATCACGGAAATTTCTGAATCCGAAAGCAAGTCTTCAGGGGATGTTGTGAGAAGACTCGGGTCGACAGATACCCCTCGTTTCTTTTTCAGATCACGAACCAGGATCCGCCTGATTTCTATGTGTTTTCCTGTCCGCTTCTCGATTTGATCCTGGTGCGTTTGTAAGGTTTTAACCACACCTGTGCCGACAGTACCCAGTCCAAGCAGTCCAATTTTTACATTTTTTTGTTTCATATGCTCCCCTCACTTTTGTATGTAAGATATCCTTTCATACTCACGGTAAAGATGTGAAATAAAAAACCCCTCTTCAGATAAGAAGAGGGGAGAGTGTATACTCCGAGTGCCTCCTCTTATCTCTCAGAATCCAATGGATCCTGCAGGATTTAGCACCTCTCCGTCTGTGCCTCGATCGGACAGAACGGTGGTTGCCGGGCTTCATTGGGCCAGTCCCTCCACCACTCTCGATAAGAGTGCGAATCGTACATTCGCTAAAGATATTCAATTATTTATCATGATTTTACCATCCACCAAAGAATTGTCAAGTCATCTTTCTTTTTCCATAATTATTTTGCAACCGTTACGGTATCCAATGCATCCAAACCAAAGGATGTATGCAGGGCTTTCACAGCATCGTGTACCTGTGAAGCATCGATTACACATGAAACTTTGATTTCCGATGTGGAAACCATTTTTATTCCAATACCCGCTTCTGTTAAAGCGTCAAACATCTGTGCGGCAACACCCGGATTTGAGATCATTCCCGCCCCGACGATCGAGACTTTTGCCAATCCCTCTTCACAGACGATTTCCGATGCATTCAATTCCTCTTTTACACCGTTTAATACATCACAAGCTTTATCTAAATCGTCGACCGAGACGGTAAACGAAATGTCGCTCACCTCATTGTGTACGATGCTTTGAACGATAATATCAACATTGATGTTTTCAGCAGCCAACTTTTTGAACACGAGCTGCAGACTGTTTTTTCGATGCGGAACCCCAACGAGCGCAACCTTCGCAACATTCAAATCATGGGCGATCCCCCGTACGATCATACCTTGTTCCATTTCAGCTTCCTCCTTAACAAGCGTGCCTGGATTCTTTGTAAAACTGGAGCGTACCCGCAAAGGAATGTTATATTGTTTCGCACATTCAACGGCGCGCGGGTGTAGAACGACCGCACCCAAATTTGCCAATTCCAACATTTCATCATAAGAAATCTCGTTGATCTTCCTCGCATGGGGAACGACGCGCGGGTCTGTCGTATATACACCTTCCACATCCGTGTAAATCTCGCAAACATCCGCTTGAATGGCTGCGGCGAGAGCCACAGCCGTCGTATCGGAACCGCCTCGCCCTAATGTTGCGATTTCACCGTCATCCGTGACGCCTTGAAATCCGGCGACAACGACCACTTTTCCATCTTTCAACTCCCGATGGATGCGATCCGGTTGGATATCCAAGATCCGTGCCTTTCCGTGAACCGCTTCTGTCCGTATCCCCGCTTGCCCTCCGGTCAACGAAATGCTGTCGATGCCGATTTCTTGCAAAGCCATCGAGAGCAGTGCCACAGAAACTTGTTCACCCGTGGTCACAAGCATATCCATTTCTCTCGCGGACGGTTTATTCGTGATTTGGCCTGCCATTTCAATCAATTCATCGGTCGTATCTCCCATTGCAGAAACGACGACGACGACAGAATTCCCTTCTGTTACCGTGTCCTTGATGCGTCCCGCCACTCTCTTGATATGGTCAGTTGTGCGAACGGAACTTCCTCCGTATTTCTGCACGATCAATGCCATGATTTTCCACCTCAATTTGTGTCAACTTATCCTTAATATTTCCGTTAAATGAAAAACAGCAATAGAAGGAATACCCTTTTATTGCTGTCTAATGTCCGTTTTCAGCAGCAAAGCGTACCTCCTCCCTTGTGTGAGATAGTGCTCCACAGAAAAGTAAGGGAATCTTTTCTGTGACAGTCCTGCACCTATTCGATGCAGACCCAGCCGTACGTCCCCCGGGTGAACGCAGACTTCGGCGAAGACCCCTTTCACCATGTCTCATCAAGCCCCGAACCTCTCCTCATGGCTACTCTTGGTCGTTCGCGCCTCTACCTCACCTCAAACGAGATGAGGCTTCTATTGAATTTTTGGTCATTATAGCATGGAATAGAGGGAAAAATCCATCTTTTTGTTGTTGTTCTTCCAACAATTATGCATTGTTCCTATCCCTCTGCAAATGTACAATGCGTACTGGAGAGGGGTATGATCATGAAATGGAAATTTTTTCTATTTAGTGTTGCCGGTATGTTATTATTCGGTTCGCTTCTTTTGAAGTCATTTGTTGTCGACGCGAGTCCGTACCCGTTTTTTCCATTTTCGATATTTGATACATCGACGTCGATTGATAAGACATCAATTCCTCCAGCCAAACAACTCGTGCAGGTGGATTCTGTCAAGTATCCGACACCCCGATTGTCAGTTATGGGATATTACACGGAAGATTGGCCAGGGGACATGCGTGCATTTCAGGATCTCGCTTCACACTCCGGCAGCATCGATGCGGTTGCCCCTTTTTCCTATACGGTCACGGAAGACGGGCATCTAAGCGGTGTGCCGACATCCGCTCTTACCTTCGCCAAGCAAAACGGGCTGCAAGCGTATGCTCTCATACATAATTTGCAGGATAATCATCTCAACGCAGACCTGATCCATAAGATTGTAAGCGATTCGTCTTTGCGCACTACACTCGCGCAAAACATAGAACAAATGGTTGCAACCAACGGCTTTCAAGGAGTACAGTTCGATTTTGAAGGAGTGATGCCGTCAGATCGGGCAAATTTGACAGCGCTTATACAAGAAACGGCTTCTCTGCTTCATGCGAACGGCTACAAGTTCAGTGTAGCTCTACCCGCAAAAACGGTCGATTCACTGAATGATCATTGGACGGGTGCTTATGATTACACAGCGATTGGAAATCTTGCCGATTTTGTTACGATCATGACATATGACGAACATTGGGCTGGCGATACAGCGGGACCCGTGGCTTCGTATCCATGGGTACAACAGGTGATCGCTTTTGCCATCACACATATTCCGCCGGAAAAAATCTATCTCGGTGTGGCTGCGTATGGCTATAATTGGGCTGCTGGATCTCCAGCCAAAGTCGTCATGGAAAAGTCGATGAACCAACTCGCAATCAATCATGGCGTTACATTCACGTGGGATGAACAAGAAAAGGAAAGCCATTTTACTTATGTTGATAACGGCGTTGAACATACGGTTTGGGGAGAAAATCCTGCCGGCCTCGACTTCAAAATGCAACTGGCCGTGCAAAATCACCTTAAGGGGATTGCGATCTGGAGGCTTGGTTTTACAGATGACGCCTATTGGAATGTGATCAGCGCGTACCGTTAATCATATTTAGGCCCTCAGCGATGGCGAGGGCCTTTACTATTTCTGATTAAGAAACGATAAAATCTCATGTGCCAATTGATCGCCAATTCCGATCTTGCGAAACTCTTCGATCGGTGCGCTTCGGATCGCGTCAAGCGAACCGAAATGTTTCAGCAGCGCTTTGCGCCGCTTCTCTCCAACACCGGGGATTTCATCAAGAATGGAGCGCATCGCTTGTTTGTTATGAGTCGTGCGATGAAACGTGATCGCGAAACGGTGCACCTCTTCCTGAATGCGGGTGAGCAGA contains the following coding sequences:
- a CDS encoding succinate dehydrogenase cytochrome b558 subunit — its product is MSQQATREFWFRRLHTLLGVIPVGLFLIEHLFTNSTAMRGAQSYDNAVAFLYNIPFRVFIEYVFIFLPLLYHGVYGMYVAFTSGYNASQYGWFRNWMFVLQRVTGVITFVYIVWHLWNTRFSGNEPSFNMVANTVANPIAFWFMLIGIIAAVFHFANGLWSFCVHWGITVGPRAQRTFAYVMGLVFVVLSVVGVNALFAFTHQV
- a CDS encoding ImmA/IrrE family metallo-endopeptidase; translated protein: MQLIKGTVEKLIKKYRTNNPFEIASQRNILVLFERLGDILGYFHTYKRIPMIHINSDLNEREQRFVCAHELGHSILHRHVNTPFLRKNTLFSIDRIEREANQFALELLIPDQVIYEFQNTNMTIYELVATYGVPQDLAHLKRKQTGKPYIFNTKTEHIFPLRR
- a CDS encoding homoserine dehydrogenase gives rise to the protein MKQKNVKIGLLGLGTVGTGVVKTLQTHQDQIEKRTGKHIEIRRILVRDLKKKRGVSVDPSLLTTSPEDLLSDSEISVIIEVMGGIEPAYSIIRKALQTGRHVVTANKELLAKHGAELLELAEKNGVQLWFEASVGGGIPVIRILQSYLHVNRVQSIAGILNGTCNFILSEMARTGRPYADVLKEAQALGYAEADPMNDVLGFDTMYKLAILSNLAFDIHIPPTAIETEGIQQIEPIDIEMAHAWGYVIKLIGSAAYTEGLFSASVGPRLLPVSHPLAQVNDVLNAVTISSDVVGELTFIGKGAGELPTASAVMEDLICLCSGGAGWRIPAFHKDNVQIDSEEQRVQTCYLRIAVRDERSNELSKRIEQVVHGLGGFTVEKHVRRLNDQTYVTYLIGGMERNVIRSFVADLEYVGLDCKPLLIFVEESEVQEKEIAYVAG
- a CDS encoding helix-turn-helix domain-containing protein, which produces MTRVTMTVQEVAQYIGVCEDTIYNMVREKKIPHMRARRRIFFRKDSIDAWMEQQEKQAMIRITF
- a CDS encoding helix-turn-helix domain-containing protein, encoding MLDKKTLGAIIQKKRKEKGLKQIDLSIATDLSRNYLSDIENGRYMPSVEALSRIAACLDLDLNVLKMTEIQVVDESKGLVSAR
- a CDS encoding tyrosine-type recombinase/integrase codes for the protein MASIEKRGKNSYRLVVELGYDANGKRIRRSKTVHVKTKREAEKELAKFVTEIESGEYIAPEKMSFKNFVENEWLKKYAEKELALTTLNKYTSHFRSHILPFFGHKQLNDIKTLYIINFFNEIQKEGERKDGKSGQLSEITVRDIYTILRSVFSNAVEWRVIPNNPMDGVKRPKVGKRNPNFYETDETQEIIRALYDEPASWRLYFLGAMLGGFRRGELTALEWTDVDFDENTITIRKSISYTLQGKAVVKGTKTNEYERIVVMPEWYMRELRKYYTEWKKERLLVGDLWEGGDKQYVFHGGTGKPYYYTTPTKRWRKFLAKHDFRYIRLHDLRHTAATLLIEAGVDLKAIQERLGHSTYQVTADIYAHVTKKVNKAAADKLERLAPKNLVPNSSP
- the sdhB gene encoding succinate dehydrogenase iron-sulfur subunit; the protein is MSEKRMVHLIIERQDRNDTSPYTVEFKIPYRPGMNVIAALMEIQRNPVDASGKPVAPVAWECNCLEEVCGACMMVINGKPRQACTALIDQLEQPIRLKPARTFPVVRDLVVDRSRMFQALKKVKAWVPIDGTHNLGPGPRMPEKDRQWAYELSKCFTCGCCVEACPNVNERTNFIGPFAISQVRLFNTHPTGAMHADERLEALMGEGGIHECGNSQNCVQVCPKGIPLTTSIAAMNRATTVYAIKSWLNR
- a CDS encoding helix-turn-helix domain-containing protein, with product MSLGENIKFYRKQRGLTQSELATQANMSRSYIADVERDRYNPSVDTLKAISEALNIPVSYLLDGPETTTAKQNYLPPLSSKEERDIARDLEKMLSDLESNEALSFHGEPLDEQSRELLRISLENSMRLAKKLAKQKFTPHKHKK
- a CDS encoding helix-turn-helix domain-containing protein gives rise to the protein MRSKSLLTNREREVFELLVQDKTTKEIAGILFISEKTVRNHISNVMKKLNVKGRSQAVVELVRLGELQI
- the sdhA gene encoding succinate dehydrogenase flavoprotein subunit, with protein sequence MSKQKVIVVGGGLAGLMATIKVCEAGVPVDLFSLVPVKRSHSACAQGGINGAVNTKGEGDSPWIHFDDTVYGGDFLADQPPVLAMCEAAPGIIHMFDRMGVMFNRTPEGLLDFRRFGGTLHHRTAFAGATTGQQLLYALDEQVRRFEAEGLVQKYEGWEFLSAVLDDEGVCRGIVAQDLRSMEIHSFVGDAVILATGGPGLIFGRSTNSIINTGTAASAVYQQGAIYANGEFIQIHPTAIPGDDKLRLMSESARGEGGRVWTYKDGKPWYFLEEKYPKYGNLVPRDIATREIFHVCVDLGLGINGENMVYLDVSHIPAEVLNVKLGGILEIYEKFVGDDPRKVPMRIFPAVHYSMGGLWVDYDQRTSIPGLFAAGECDFSQHGANRLGANSLLSSVYGGMVAGPNAVKYIRGLKKASGDVAQSFFETERKKQEQKYESILKMEGKENPYQLHRELGEWMTNNVTVVRYNDKLKKTDEKILELMERYKNIGIADKSRWENQMAPFTRQLWNMLELARVITLGALNRNESRGAHYKPEFPKRDDANWLKHTMATWTPNGPKFDYKDVDVSLIKPRERNYSVDKEETMKK